From Argopecten irradians isolate NY chromosome 3, Ai_NY, whole genome shotgun sequence:
GTGGAGAAAAGGCAGAGATTTCCAAACAATTTTCTTCAACTCTTAATACTTTCAATCTTGGACATAATGTCAAGCTTTCTGGAAGGCCAGAAATCTACAGTATTTCAAAAGAAAGCATTCAATAAGGAGTATATCATATGATTCAATTCCTAATAAAATCATACTCATACAGTTTAAATGTAGTTCTGGAAACATGAACTAGTTAAAAGTGCTAAATTTACCTAAATCAAgtaccagtatatatatgatactttACAAAAAGTTTGGTCATCAGATGTCAATAAAggtcaatacatgtatattcataaaaagaaattaaatacatatgtatgaacgttgaataacaattattacatgtacatgtatatatattttcatgtatttgaTGTTTGCTGTTGTTTGTGTATTCAAAATTTGGAAATAAATGTATTCAAGTACACAGGTACTAGTTAACTGAAATCATCATTTTTTCGTGTACTGTGCATAATTGGTTTTTAAAGCTTACAAATGACATAAGGGTGATAATTCAAACACCATCCATGTTTACATGATTTAGGTTCTAATTGTTGTAACTCAATTAAGCTGACGTCCTCTAAATCATCAGAAACTGAACGCATGTCTCGAGAATAAACTTACCTGGTTTTGGTTGAGATTTAGCTCTATAGCTTGACACTGTTCTAAGTCATCTGGCAAAactgtgattttgttttttgaaagGTCTAAAGCATCTAACTGTCTTAGAGCACACACTTGTTTAGGGAACAATTTCAATCGATTGTCTGATAGATTAAGTGTTCGTAAACCAGTAAGTTTTGATAGCGATTCAGGTAACGATGTCAAGCAATTATTTTCCAAGGACAAAGATTCTAGCTTTTTCAAATTTCCAAACTCTGCTGGTAATGActctgaaataaaacaaaaaatattacttgatatgccaaaaatggaaaataaatacaaattaatttagaattgtgagtgttatattatagatattgtataGCATATATATCAAGTATAATTATGAAATCACAAAAgtttacatagattgttgtacATCATGCGCAATCACAACTCACAACATTTTTAACTCTT
This genomic window contains:
- the LOC138319162 gene encoding leucine-rich repeat-containing protein 57-like, whose translation is MGNSNIKQHIDTAQKTGACQLCKLGLKEFPEDLQKLTKNLRTLDLSENKIPFIPPVIGTFSVLKNINLSKNRLESLPAEFGNLKKLESLSLENNCLTSLPESLSKLTGLRTLNLSDNRLKLFPKQVCALRQLDALDLSKNKITVLPDDLEQCQAIELNLNQNQISGLPESLTLCPRLKVLRVEENCLEISAFSPRIMKESNIALLAVEGNVFDMKAFNNLDGYDEYMERYTATKKKFN